The following are from one region of the Candidatus Acidulodesulfobacterium ferriphilum genome:
- a CDS encoding RtcB family protein, with protein MNLENFVQIEPNCWAVRLKEEGGGLGAGKEGASLPVRFYADKELLAAMDEKVKEQIINVSRLPGLKGYAFAMPDAHWGYGFPIGGVAAYDPEEGGIISAGGVGFDISCGIRCLKTDLTVEDISPYVKELSDLLFRNIPAGVGAEGNITLNEAELDEIMLNGAHYATSKGYGTKEDILYIEDSGKVSGADPSMVSISAKRRQKSEMGTLGSGNHYLEVQAVKQIFDENTAEVFGLKKNQIVISIHCGSRGLGHQVGTDYLITLAKAAAKYGINLPDRELACAPIKSVEGGMYLGAMNAAINVALCNRQMLAQLTRDAFEKIFPKADIKTLFDVSHNTCKAEKHTVNGKELLLYVHRKGATRAFGPFHPSLPDLFKETGQPVIIGGSMGTGSYVLAGTKESEERSFSSASHGAGRAMSRNQALKLWRGREVIDELKEKGIIIRSRSMRGVAEEAPDAYKNVDAVAEATEKAGLAKRVCYLSPVICIKG; from the coding sequence ATGAATTTAGAAAATTTCGTTCAAATCGAACCGAACTGCTGGGCGGTCCGGTTAAAAGAAGAAGGCGGAGGGTTGGGAGCCGGCAAGGAAGGCGCGAGCCTTCCGGTGCGTTTCTATGCCGATAAGGAGCTGCTTGCGGCAATGGACGAAAAGGTAAAGGAGCAGATAATCAATGTTTCGCGGCTCCCGGGACTTAAAGGCTATGCCTTTGCGATGCCGGATGCCCACTGGGGATACGGATTCCCTATCGGCGGGGTTGCCGCATATGACCCCGAAGAAGGCGGGATTATTTCTGCGGGGGGTGTGGGCTTTGACATATCGTGCGGGATCAGGTGCCTTAAAACCGATTTAACAGTAGAAGATATATCTCCTTATGTGAAAGAATTATCGGATTTGCTTTTTAGAAATATTCCTGCGGGGGTAGGCGCGGAAGGAAATATCACGCTTAATGAGGCGGAGCTTGACGAGATTATGCTTAACGGCGCTCACTATGCAACCTCCAAAGGATACGGAACGAAAGAGGATATTTTATACATAGAGGATAGCGGAAAGGTTAGCGGCGCCGACCCTTCTATGGTTTCCATATCCGCAAAAAGAAGGCAAAAGTCAGAGATGGGGACGCTGGGCTCCGGCAACCATTATCTGGAAGTTCAGGCAGTAAAACAGATATTCGATGAAAATACCGCAGAAGTTTTCGGTCTTAAAAAAAATCAGATAGTTATTTCGATCCACTGCGGCTCAAGAGGACTCGGACATCAGGTTGGAACCGATTATTTAATAACTTTAGCAAAAGCCGCCGCAAAATACGGGATAAATCTTCCCGACAGGGAACTGGCCTGCGCGCCGATTAAGTCCGTAGAAGGCGGGATGTATTTGGGCGCAATGAACGCCGCTATTAATGTAGCGCTGTGCAACAGGCAGATGCTGGCGCAATTAACGAGAGACGCGTTCGAAAAAATATTTCCGAAAGCTGATATTAAAACCCTTTTCGATGTATCGCACAATACCTGCAAAGCCGAAAAGCACACGGTAAACGGCAAAGAACTCTTATTATATGTTCACAGAAAGGGGGCAACGAGAGCTTTTGGCCCGTTTCATCCCTCGCTGCCGGATCTTTTTAAAGAAACCGGTCAGCCGGTCATTATCGGCGGAAGTATGGGAACGGGTTCGTATGTTCTTGCAGGGACAAAAGAAAGCGAAGAAAGGTCTTTTTCTTCGGCAAGCCACGGAGCCGGAAGGGCGATGAGCAGAAATCAGGCTTTAAAATTATGGAGAGGCAGGGAAGTCATAGACGAACTAAAAGAAAAAGGCATAATTATAAGAAGCAGGTCAATGAGGGGCGTTGCGGAAGAAGCCCCTGACGCATATAAAAATGTCGATGCCGTGGCGGAAGCTACCGAAAAGGCGGGGCTGGCAAAAAGGGTTTGTTACCTGTCTCCCGTAATTTGCATAAAAGGGTGA
- a CDS encoding ParA family protein, which yields MAKVICVSNQKGGVGKTTTAINIAACLSAYEKKILLIDADPQANATSGLNTLVDKSRPTVYECLIDESAVEGAIYPTQMKNLDIIPATSDLAGIEVELVSMDEREYFLKRNIIDKISSDYDYIFIDTPPSLGLLTINALTASNSVLIPMQCEYYSLEGISRLMQTIRLVNQRLNKDLHIEGVLFTMFDGRANLTNQIVSEVKKYFGQKIYENVIPRNVKLPESSSFGKPIILYDINSKGAIYYIELTKEFLSKVA from the coding sequence ATGGCAAAGGTAATCTGTGTTTCCAATCAAAAGGGCGGGGTAGGAAAAACCACTACGGCAATCAATATTGCCGCCTGTCTTTCGGCGTACGAGAAGAAAATCCTCTTAATCGATGCCGACCCGCAGGCTAACGCGACGAGCGGTTTAAATACCCTTGTCGATAAGTCAAGACCGACCGTTTATGAATGCCTGATTGACGAATCCGCGGTTGAAGGCGCCATATACCCGACGCAGATGAAAAATCTCGACATAATTCCAGCGACCTCCGACCTTGCGGGCATAGAGGTGGAATTAGTAAGTATGGATGAAAGAGAATATTTTCTTAAAAGGAATATTATCGATAAAATAAGCAGTGATTATGATTATATTTTTATCGATACTCCGCCGTCTTTAGGGCTGCTGACGATAAACGCGTTAACCGCTTCCAACAGCGTCTTAATCCCTATGCAGTGCGAGTATTATTCATTGGAAGGAATATCGAGACTGATGCAGACGATCAGGCTTGTTAATCAAAGACTTAACAAGGATTTGCATATCGAAGGAGTTTTGTTTACAATGTTTGACGGAAGGGCAAATCTTACAAATCAGATAGTCAGCGAGGTTAAAAAATATTTTGGGCAGAAGATATATGAAAATGTTATACCGAGGAATGTCAAACTTCCGGAAAGTTCGAGTTTTGGTAAGCCTATAATACTGTACGATATAAATTCCAAGGGAGCGATTTATTATATCGAATTAACAAAAGAATTTTTGTCCAAGGTTGCGTAA
- the thpR gene encoding RNA 2',3'-cyclic phosphodiesterase — MEKPETKRLFIAVDLPSAIKKRVTQFVKSARLADTKYFRPVPQKNLHITILFLGNIELNQEAVIKKLLSEIEIKNFDISVGNNLFFSLGNSSGIVYLKIKKGARELKLIYENLLKGVLNSGINIKIDKRPFMPHITLARIKDGSNNKNKNDILNLLKPFNPNNAPLSPDGLKFREFNCKKIILKQSITEDGSPVYKNIYHSHPFMQITGDR, encoded by the coding sequence ATGGAAAAACCGGAAACAAAAAGACTCTTTATTGCCGTAGATTTGCCCTCCGCTATTAAAAAAAGGGTAACACAATTCGTTAAATCCGCCCGCCTTGCAGACACTAAATATTTCAGGCCTGTCCCGCAAAAAAACTTGCATATAACGATACTGTTCCTCGGCAACATCGAATTAAATCAAGAAGCGGTTATAAAAAAGCTTTTATCGGAAATAGAAATTAAAAACTTCGATATATCGGTCGGCAATAACTTATTTTTTTCTTTAGGAAACAGTTCGGGAATAGTTTATTTAAAAATCAAAAAGGGGGCGCGCGAGTTAAAACTTATATATGAAAATTTATTAAAAGGCGTGCTTAATTCGGGAATTAATATTAAAATAGATAAAAGGCCGTTTATGCCGCATATCACCCTTGCAAGGATAAAGGACGGCTCTAACAATAAAAATAAAAACGATATTCTTAATTTGTTAAAACCGTTCAATCCGAATAATGCGCCGCTATCACCTGACGGATTGAAATTCCGTGAATTTAACTGTAAAAAAATTATACTTAAACAGAGCATTACCGAGGACGGTTCGCCGGTTTATAAAAATATTTACCACTCTCACCCTTTTATGCAAATTACGGGAGACAGGTAA
- the atpH gene encoding ATP synthase F1 subunit delta: MLDSKIAKRYAGALFKIAHDLDRIEGIFEEINSFIDFCNNVLCLKEFLSQTFIDKKERKEVINLLGKELSLSREFISFIHLLIENERARYLPKILQEFSRLRNDFLGIAIVNVVSAKKLKDEEALQIKNMIEKALSKKIVINEKVAPEIIGGYIINLEGRLYDSSIKTQLENFYNYLKQGAFVYGG, encoded by the coding sequence ATGTTAGATAGCAAAATAGCAAAGAGATACGCGGGAGCCCTTTTTAAAATAGCCCATGATTTGGACAGGATAGAAGGGATTTTTGAAGAAATTAACAGTTTTATCGATTTTTGCAATAACGTGCTATGTCTCAAAGAATTTTTATCGCAAACCTTTATAGATAAAAAAGAAAGAAAAGAAGTAATTAATCTTTTAGGCAAAGAACTGTCATTGAGCCGGGAATTTATAAGTTTTATACATTTATTGATAGAAAATGAAAGAGCAAGATATTTGCCGAAAATTTTACAGGAATTTTCGAGACTCAGAAATGATTTTCTCGGCATAGCAATAGTCAATGTTGTTTCCGCCAAAAAGTTAAAAGATGAAGAAGCCCTTCAAATCAAAAATATGATTGAAAAGGCTTTAAGTAAAAAAATTGTTATAAACGAGAAGGTTGCGCCCGAAATAATCGGCGGATATATTATAAATTTGGAAGGCAGGTTATATGACAGCAGTATAAAGACTCAATTAGAAAACTTCTATAATTATTTAAAACAGGGAGCATTTGTTTATGGCGGTTAA
- a CDS encoding PilZ domain-containing protein produces the protein MDGQEREQDKYSDSAVNDVRIKNAEAIEQIINNILISKKELGITLYPSKGYFKSYLLEIKPKFLLIDSLMPFYGNKIISKSEFIKVGVDSGNNNIERYFLTKFKEEIINGEDINFLIFKPIEVVLIEKRIALRVSTSQSNMAFINFSHNGQNYFMPVHDLSWNGMSFNSEFKIETGYVIKHALIKLSEKSINADLKIAHSTYLSGRYRVGCMIINISDNDRDKLINFILTIERQDINSNLGLD, from the coding sequence ATGGACGGACAGGAACGGGAACAAGACAAATATAGCGATTCCGCTGTTAACGATGTTCGAATAAAGAACGCCGAGGCAATAGAGCAAATAATTAACAATATTTTAATTTCAAAAAAAGAACTCGGCATTACGCTTTATCCGTCAAAGGGATATTTTAAATCCTATTTATTAGAAATAAAGCCAAAATTTTTGCTTATAGACAGCCTTATGCCCTTTTACGGAAATAAAATAATTTCCAAATCGGAGTTTATAAAAGTTGGCGTGGACTCAGGAAACAACAATATCGAACGATATTTTTTAACTAAATTTAAGGAAGAAATAATTAACGGCGAAGATATTAATTTTTTAATTTTTAAGCCTATAGAGGTTGTTTTAATTGAAAAGAGGATAGCTTTAAGGGTTTCGACAAGCCAGTCAAATATGGCTTTTATTAATTTCTCGCATAACGGCCAAAATTATTTTATGCCTGTTCATGACTTATCGTGGAACGGCATGTCATTTAATTCCGAATTTAAAATAGAAACGGGATATGTTATAAAACATGCGTTAATAAAACTTTCGGAAAAATCTATTAACGCCGATTTAAAAATTGCGCATTCCACATACTTAAGCGGCCGATACCGGGTTGGATGCATGATTATAAATATTTCGGATAACGATAGAGATAAGCTGATTAATTTTATTTTAACGATCGAAAGGCAGGATATTAATTCTAACCTCGGATTAGATTAG
- a CDS encoding archease, translating into MDEIQNYSYFEHGADIGIIGKGETLEKSFEAAAVAMFAIITDISKVNPVKRIKFNFTEPDIEFAFISWLNNLLNESHLSNMVFSRFHVERDKDVWMCEAFGESWYSGLERGTEVKGATLTKLSVINENGIWIASCVVDV; encoded by the coding sequence ATGGATGAAATTCAAAATTATTCTTATTTCGAACATGGAGCGGATATTGGCATTATAGGAAAGGGGGAAACCCTTGAAAAATCGTTCGAAGCCGCGGCGGTTGCGATGTTTGCGATAATCACGGATATTTCGAAGGTAAATCCGGTTAAACGGATAAAATTTAATTTTACCGAGCCGGACATCGAATTTGCTTTTATATCGTGGCTTAATAATTTACTGAACGAATCTCATCTGTCGAATATGGTGTTTAGCCGTTTTCATGTCGAAAGGGATAAAGATGTCTGGATGTGCGAAGCTTTCGGGGAATCATGGTATAGCGGTCTGGAAAGGGGAACTGAGGTAAAAGGGGCGACTTTAACGAAATTATCCGTAATAAATGAAAACGGAATATGGATTGCAAGCTGCGTCGTGGATGTTTAG
- a CDS encoding F0F1 ATP synthase subunit alpha encodes MAVKASENTEIIKKRIETYTKNIDISEVGVVLSVGDNVAKIYGLKNVMIGEMLEITPDVYGYVLNLEEDNVGVAILGEESYVKEGDAVKRTGKIAEVPVGKEVIGRVLDGLGRPIDGKNPIKTDKYSYIEKKAVGIVHRKKVNEPLYTGLKVIDALIPIGRGQRELIIGDRQTGKTAIAIDTILNQKNSGVYCIYVAIGQKQSSVSFIYDRLMREGAMEYTTIIAANASDPATLQYFAPYTGVTMGEYFRDNGMHCLIIYDDLSKHAVAYRELSLLLRRPPGREAYPGDVFYLHSRLLERAAKLNDAHGGGSLTALPIIETQAGDVSAYIPTNVISITDGQIFLETDLFYAGVRPAVNAGLSVSRVGGDAQIKAMKQVSGGLRLSLAQYRELAAFAQFGADLDKTTQEMLARGRMMSELLKQGQYEPMPIEKEVVILFAANNGYLTDYKLASIKEYERELLLYIENNNPEIYNDIREKKAIDESIKSNLIASLDKFKNIFVEG; translated from the coding sequence ATGGCGGTTAAGGCATCGGAAAATACCGAGATTATTAAAAAAAGAATCGAAACATATACAAAAAATATAGATATAAGCGAAGTAGGGGTCGTTTTATCCGTGGGCGACAATGTGGCGAAAATATACGGCCTCAAGAATGTTATGATAGGAGAAATGTTAGAGATTACCCCGGATGTGTACGGCTATGTATTAAACCTTGAAGAGGATAATGTCGGCGTCGCGATTCTTGGAGAGGAATCTTATGTTAAAGAAGGGGACGCCGTAAAAAGAACGGGAAAAATTGCCGAAGTTCCCGTCGGAAAAGAGGTCATAGGAAGGGTTCTTGACGGGCTTGGAAGGCCTATCGACGGCAAAAACCCCATTAAAACCGATAAATACTCTTATATCGAAAAAAAGGCGGTCGGCATAGTTCATAGAAAAAAGGTTAATGAGCCTTTATACACCGGTTTAAAGGTTATAGACGCGCTGATTCCTATCGGCAGGGGGCAAAGGGAACTTATAATCGGCGACAGGCAGACCGGAAAGACCGCCATAGCGATAGATACGATACTAAACCAAAAGAATTCGGGCGTTTATTGCATTTATGTGGCAATCGGACAAAAACAGTCAAGCGTATCTTTTATTTACGACCGCCTTATGAGGGAAGGGGCAATGGAATATACTACGATAATCGCGGCTAACGCGAGCGACCCCGCAACCCTTCAATATTTTGCTCCTTATACGGGGGTTACGATGGGGGAATACTTCAGGGATAACGGCATGCATTGCCTTATAATATACGACGATTTATCGAAACACGCCGTTGCTTACAGGGAGTTGTCGCTGCTTTTAAGGAGGCCGCCAGGCAGAGAAGCGTATCCCGGGGATGTTTTTTACCTGCATTCTAGGCTTTTGGAAAGAGCGGCCAAGCTGAACGATGCCCACGGCGGAGGGTCGCTCACGGCGCTCCCTATAATCGAAACTCAGGCGGGGGATGTTTCGGCATATATTCCGACCAATGTCATATCTATTACGGACGGACAGATATTTCTCGAAACCGATCTTTTTTATGCGGGCGTCAGGCCCGCGGTAAACGCGGGCCTTTCGGTATCCAGAGTCGGCGGCGATGCGCAGATAAAAGCGATGAAACAGGTTTCGGGGGGATTAAGACTTTCTTTGGCGCAATACAGGGAATTAGCCGCGTTTGCACAGTTCGGGGCAGACCTCGATAAAACAACGCAGGAGATGCTTGCCCGCGGAAGGATGATGTCGGAGCTTCTTAAACAGGGCCAATATGAGCCGATGCCTATCGAGAAAGAGGTCGTAATATTATTTGCGGCAAATAACGGGTATTTGACGGATTATAAGCTTGCCTCTATAAAAGAATATGAAAGGGAGCTTCTATTATATATCGAAAATAATAATCCTGAAATATACAACGATATAAGGGAAAAAAAGGCAATAGACGAATCTATTAAATCTAATCTTATCGCCTCTTTGGATAAATTTAAAAATATATTCGTGGAAGGTTAA
- the rsmG gene encoding 16S rRNA (guanine(527)-N(7))-methyltransferase RsmG: protein MVRKTLKEKFTDEAYNYLINYEIIFNDIELRRLIEKFYIFYEELLEWNKKINLTTITDADEFIKRHIIDSAFLLKILRTGARETNGGQDGIKSIMDIGSGAGLPGIILSILRPELNVISVESIFKKCNFQKAAARKLNLLNFRCLNANIFAYKDFSNIFAITTRAAFNADELINLIEKLNLKNGVDLYLFLSKTDEVKKIENFKYKSKRVRLDRILFYKTDYDAGKNSDFKLIANFIAMPQPASVPIQE from the coding sequence ATGGTCCGTAAAACCTTAAAAGAAAAATTTACCGATGAAGCCTATAATTATTTGATAAATTATGAAATTATATTCAATGATATTGAACTAAGGCGGCTAATTGAAAAATTTTACATATTTTATGAGGAACTTTTGGAATGGAATAAAAAAATAAATCTTACGACGATAACGGATGCGGACGAATTTATCAAAAGACATATTATAGACAGCGCCTTCCTATTAAAAATTTTACGAACGGGGGCGCGGGAAACGAACGGGGGGCAGGACGGAATCAAATCTATTATGGATATCGGCTCAGGCGCGGGATTGCCAGGAATTATTCTAAGTATATTAAGGCCTGAGTTAAATGTTATTTCGGTGGAATCTATATTTAAAAAGTGCAATTTTCAAAAGGCGGCGGCAAGAAAACTAAATCTTTTAAATTTTCGGTGTTTAAATGCAAACATATTCGCATATAAAGATTTTAGCAACATCTTTGCTATAACCACGCGAGCGGCTTTTAACGCGGACGAACTTATTAACTTAATAGAAAAATTGAACTTAAAAAATGGCGTCGATTTATATTTATTCTTATCGAAAACGGATGAGGTAAAAAAAATCGAAAACTTTAAATATAAATCCAAACGGGTTCGCTTGGATAGAATCTTATTTTATAAAACGGACTACGATGCGGGTAAAAATAGCGATTTTAAGCTTATCGCAAACTTTATCGCAATGCCGCAACCCGCATCCGTGCCAATTCAGGAATAA
- a CDS encoding ParB/RepB/Spo0J family partition protein → MEEKEKSSKRVVLGRGLGALLTDAYVQDGIHADADGKLSVFEIEIDKINTGVYQPRQYFDEDKLTELKNSIKENGIIQPLIVSKSRDGGGYDLIAGERRYRAAKELKFNKVPAIIKDISGVLALEIALIENIQRQDLNVIEEANCYVRLIEEYKLTHEELSVKVGKDRATITNMIRMLSLPDEIKNDLVYGKITPSHARNLIGLSGGEINMLLNKISNEKLTVRETERAAKAIKSGKQKHKPKKDFSIFSQIKNYEGALFERLQAQVRIDYKNKGNELKGKIEINFSSAEELERLIKLIKK, encoded by the coding sequence ATGGAAGAAAAAGAAAAATCGTCAAAAAGGGTCGTATTAGGCAGGGGATTAGGCGCGCTTTTAACGGATGCCTATGTTCAGGACGGCATCCATGCGGACGCGGACGGAAAGCTTTCGGTTTTTGAAATCGAAATAGATAAGATAAATACCGGGGTTTACCAGCCAAGGCAGTATTTTGACGAGGATAAGCTTACCGAATTAAAAAACTCTATCAAAGAAAACGGCATCATCCAACCTTTAATAGTTTCTAAATCCCGGGACGGCGGCGGCTATGATTTAATCGCGGGCGAAAGGAGATACAGGGCTGCCAAAGAGCTGAAATTTAATAAGGTTCCCGCTATAATCAAAGACATTTCGGGCGTCTTAGCCCTCGAAATTGCCCTTATCGAAAATATCCAGAGACAGGATTTAAATGTTATCGAAGAAGCAAACTGTTATGTGAGATTAATCGAGGAATATAAATTAACGCACGAAGAACTTTCGGTCAAAGTGGGCAAAGATAGGGCCACAATTACAAACATGATAAGGATGCTTTCTTTGCCGGATGAAATTAAAAATGATCTTGTCTATGGAAAAATTACCCCGTCCCATGCAAGAAACCTTATCGGTCTTTCAGGCGGCGAGATAAACATGCTTCTAAATAAAATTTCCAATGAAAAACTAACCGTAAGAGAGACGGAGCGCGCGGCTAAAGCAATTAAATCCGGAAAACAGAAGCATAAACCCAAAAAGGATTTTTCGATATTTTCTCAGATTAAAAACTATGAAGGCGCGCTTTTTGAAAGACTTCAGGCTCAAGTCAGGATAGACTATAAAAATAAGGGCAATGAACTAAAAGGAAAGATTGAAATCAACTTTTCTTCCGCAGAAGAACTCGAAAGGCTTATCAAATTAATAAAAAAATAA
- the atpD gene encoding F0F1 ATP synthase subunit beta yields MNEGVVAQVIGPVVDVKFESGFLPPIYNALSLTNPRISNKENNLVLEAAQHLGEDTVRCIALDATDGLYRGMKVIDTGNKITVPVGKDVLGRIFNVIGEPVDELGDIEFKARLPIHRPAPSFEEQSTTVEILETGIKVIDLLEPYLKGGKAGLFGGAGVGKTVLVMELIHNIAIEHGGYSVFAGVGERTREGTDLWTEMKESKVLDKAVLVYGQMNEPPGARARVALSALAMAEYFRDEERQDVLLFIDNIFRFAQANSEVSALLGRIPSAVGYQPTLATDMGELQERITSTKKGSITSVQAVYVPADDLTDPAPATTFAHLDATTVLSRQIVDIGIYPAVDPLDSTSRALDANIIGKEHYDIARKVQAVLQKYKELQDIIAILGMDELSEDDKLIVNRARRIQRFLSQPFFVAEVFTGFPGRYVPLSETIRGFKEILEGKHDDLPEQAFYMVGTIDEAAEKAKSLK; encoded by the coding sequence ATGAATGAGGGCGTTGTCGCGCAGGTAATAGGTCCCGTTGTTGATGTTAAATTTGAAAGCGGCTTCCTGCCGCCGATTTACAACGCTTTATCGCTGACGAATCCCAGAATAAGCAATAAGGAAAATAATCTGGTTCTCGAGGCAGCGCAACATCTCGGCGAAGATACCGTCAGGTGTATTGCTTTAGACGCTACGGACGGATTATACAGAGGAATGAAGGTAATAGATACCGGCAATAAAATAACCGTTCCCGTCGGAAAGGATGTTCTCGGAAGGATTTTTAATGTTATCGGCGAACCCGTCGATGAATTAGGCGACATCGAATTTAAAGCAAGGCTTCCTATCCACAGGCCTGCTCCGTCATTCGAGGAACAGTCCACGACCGTGGAGATATTAGAGACGGGCATTAAGGTTATAGACCTTTTAGAGCCTTACCTGAAGGGCGGAAAGGCGGGATTATTCGGCGGCGCGGGTGTCGGCAAAACGGTGCTCGTTATGGAACTGATTCATAATATCGCAATAGAGCATGGCGGCTATTCGGTTTTTGCGGGTGTAGGCGAAAGGACAAGGGAGGGAACCGACCTCTGGACGGAAATGAAAGAGTCCAAGGTTTTAGACAAAGCGGTTTTGGTATATGGACAGATGAACGAACCGCCGGGAGCAAGAGCAAGGGTTGCCCTTTCGGCTTTAGCTATGGCGGAATATTTTAGAGACGAAGAAAGGCAGGATGTCCTGCTTTTTATCGATAATATTTTTAGATTTGCGCAGGCAAATTCCGAAGTCAGCGCCCTTTTGGGAAGGATACCGTCCGCCGTAGGTTATCAGCCGACCCTTGCAACCGATATGGGCGAGCTTCAAGAAAGAATAACCAGCACAAAAAAGGGTTCCATTACTTCCGTTCAGGCAGTTTATGTTCCCGCAGACGACTTAACCGACCCGGCGCCTGCAACGACCTTTGCCCACTTGGATGCTACTACGGTGCTTTCAAGGCAGATTGTCGATATAGGGATTTACCCGGCAGTGGATCCGCTTGATTCAACCTCAAGAGCATTGGATGCCAATATTATAGGCAAAGAACATTACGATATAGCAAGAAAGGTTCAGGCCGTACTTCAAAAATACAAGGAATTACAGGATATAATCGCTATTTTAGGAATGGATGAACTTTCGGAGGACGATAAGCTGATAGTGAACCGCGCAAGAAGGATTCAAAGGTTTCTTTCTCAGCCCTTTTTTGTTGCCGAGGTTTTTACCGGCTTTCCGGGAAGGTATGTTCCGTTAAGCGAGACAATAAGAGGATTTAAAGAGATACTGGAAGGCAAGCACGATGATTTGCCTGAACAGGCTTTTTATATGGTCGGGACAATAGATGAGGCGGCAGAAAAGGCAAAGTCGTTAAAATAA
- the atpG gene encoding ATP synthase F1 subunit gamma yields MPNLKSIKRKIASIKNTRQITKAMKMVAGAKFKKNQAAMNALRPYSEIYSGVIKNISRNTVLYSHPFFKKNSGSSNGSGAGILIISTDRGLCGSFNMNLFKLFFEELKAKWLDESRIKLYILGKKGADFFKRHNYSVEFTANFSENNITENLSETLAVKMSADFINGEAGEFYIISNNYISTLHQRAVIEKILPFDSSFESKDSGGYLVEPVSYEDGIIDKIFKDYIQTKIYFKIVESFAGEQASRMNAMDNATRNAGKLINKLTIVYNKARQAAVTLEILDIINGVSALK; encoded by the coding sequence ATGCCGAATTTAAAATCTATAAAAAGAAAAATCGCCAGCATCAAAAATACAAGGCAAATAACAAAGGCTATGAAAATGGTGGCGGGGGCAAAATTTAAAAAAAATCAGGCGGCTATGAATGCCCTCAGGCCTTATTCGGAAATCTACAGCGGCGTCATAAAAAATATTTCAAGAAATACGGTCCTGTACAGCCATCCGTTTTTTAAAAAAAATTCGGGTAGCAGCAATGGCAGCGGTGCAGGCATTCTTATAATTTCCACGGACAGGGGTCTTTGCGGCTCTTTTAATATGAATCTTTTTAAACTTTTTTTTGAGGAGCTTAAAGCCAAGTGGTTGGATGAAAGCCGGATAAAGCTATATATACTCGGCAAGAAGGGAGCGGATTTTTTTAAAAGGCATAACTATTCCGTTGAATTTACCGCCAATTTCTCCGAAAATAACATAACGGAAAATTTATCCGAAACACTGGCGGTTAAAATGTCCGCCGATTTTATAAATGGAGAAGCGGGCGAGTTTTATATAATATCTAATAATTATATTTCAACGCTTCACCAGAGGGCGGTAATAGAAAAGATTTTACCGTTCGATTCCTCCTTTGAAAGCAAAGATAGCGGCGGTTATTTAGTGGAGCCCGTATCTTACGAAGACGGGATAATAGATAAAATTTTCAAGGACTATATTCAAACCAAAATTTATTTTAAAATAGTAGAGTCTTTTGCCGGGGAGCAGGCTTCAAGAATGAATGCAATGGATAACGCGACGAGGAATGCGGGAAAACTTATAAATAAATTAACTATCGTCTATAACAAGGCAAGGCAAGCCGCGGTTACGCTTGAAATTCTCGATATAATAAACGGCGTAAGCGCGCTAAAATAA